The proteins below come from a single Parazoarcus communis genomic window:
- the bamB gene encoding outer membrane protein assembly factor BamB, with protein sequence MKFSSLRTLPLLGAFALLAGCSSLNPFASSAPKPAELVDFKPTAGLRVVWQASIGESGPYVFHPAVVGDSVYAAATDGDVARFEAGRAVWRADADTDLSAGVGSDGKLAVVVTVSGVAIAYDATNGSERWRAPIGAEVLAPPAVNDDVVVLRGSDHRLIALNARDGSKRWVYQRNNPPLALRSYAGVVLEGGVALAGFPGGKMVAVNLSNGGALWELSVASPRGATELERVADVAGTPVIGRREVCAVTYQGRAACFDGSNGNALWSREFSSSVGMDRDARFAIITDDHDAVNALDVYSGASMWKQDALLRRAVSRPLIVGDYVVVGDGQGYIHLLSREDGAFVARDRADSSPVVADLRLLGSGFVVQTRDGDVVAYDVR encoded by the coding sequence ATGAAATTTTCATCCCTGCGCACCTTGCCGCTGTTGGGCGCATTTGCGTTGCTGGCCGGTTGTTCTTCGCTGAATCCGTTTGCAAGCAGCGCGCCCAAGCCCGCAGAACTCGTTGACTTCAAGCCGACCGCCGGCCTGCGTGTCGTCTGGCAGGCGAGCATTGGCGAGTCCGGTCCCTATGTGTTCCATCCAGCCGTCGTGGGCGACAGCGTCTATGCAGCCGCCACCGACGGTGATGTTGCCCGCTTCGAGGCGGGGCGGGCAGTGTGGCGTGCAGATGCCGACACCGACCTGTCTGCTGGCGTCGGCAGCGACGGCAAGCTTGCCGTCGTGGTGACGGTTTCGGGCGTGGCAATTGCCTACGATGCGACCAATGGTTCGGAGCGCTGGCGCGCACCGATTGGTGCCGAAGTTCTGGCGCCGCCCGCGGTAAATGACGATGTGGTGGTGTTGCGCGGTTCCGATCATCGCCTGATCGCCCTCAATGCGCGTGACGGCAGCAAGCGCTGGGTCTATCAGCGCAACAACCCCCCACTTGCTCTGCGCTCCTACGCAGGCGTGGTGCTTGAGGGCGGCGTGGCGCTCGCCGGCTTCCCGGGCGGCAAGATGGTGGCGGTTAATCTCTCCAATGGTGGCGCGCTGTGGGAGCTGAGCGTGGCATCACCGCGTGGCGCAACCGAGCTCGAGCGGGTTGCGGACGTGGCTGGAACGCCGGTCATCGGCCGGCGTGAAGTGTGCGCAGTAACCTATCAGGGGCGGGCCGCCTGCTTTGACGGCAGCAACGGCAACGCCCTGTGGTCGCGTGAGTTCTCCAGCAGCGTCGGCATGGATCGCGATGCCCGCTTCGCGATCATTACGGATGACCACGATGCGGTGAATGCGCTTGATGTCTATAGTGGTGCAAGCATGTGGAAGCAGGATGCGCTGCTTCGGCGGGCGGTGTCGCGCCCCCTCATCGTCGGCGACTATGTCGTAGTCGGCGATGGCCAAGGATATATCCATCTGCTCAGTCGTGAGGACGGTGCCTTCGTGGCCCGTGATCGCGCCGACAGCAGCCCGGTGGTCGCCGATCTGCGACTGCTGGGCAGTGGTTTTGTGGTTCAGACGCGCGATGGCGATGTTGTCGCCTATGACGTGCGTTAA
- the hflC gene encoding protease modulator HflC, with product MRDKMSLIGGVLLFVAAVASMSLFTVDQRQFAIVFQLGEVKDVISEPGLNVKLPLIQNVRYFDKRILTMDTPEPERFITSEKKNVLVDHFVKWRIIDPRLYYESVAGDEARARIRLTQTVNAGLREEFGKRTVHDVVSGARDQIMEDMRAKADQDARKIGAQIIDVRLKRVDLPSEVSESVYRRMEAERKRVANELRSQGAAEAEKIRADADRQREVIIAEAYRDAQRTKGAGDAKATAIYAEAFGQSPEFYSFYRSLEAYRASFSGKDDVMVVDPSSDFFKFMKNSKGTGRN from the coding sequence ATGCGTGACAAGATGTCTCTGATTGGCGGCGTGCTGCTGTTTGTGGCAGCCGTTGCCTCGATGTCGCTCTTTACGGTCGATCAGCGTCAGTTCGCGATCGTTTTTCAGCTTGGTGAAGTGAAGGACGTCATCAGCGAGCCTGGCCTGAACGTGAAGTTGCCGCTGATCCAGAACGTGCGTTACTTCGACAAGCGCATCCTGACCATGGATACGCCCGAGCCCGAGCGTTTCATTACGTCCGAGAAGAAGAACGTGCTGGTCGATCACTTCGTGAAGTGGCGCATCATCGATCCGCGGCTCTATTACGAGTCGGTGGCGGGCGACGAAGCACGTGCCCGCATTCGACTGACACAGACCGTCAATGCCGGCCTGCGTGAAGAGTTCGGTAAGCGCACGGTGCACGACGTGGTGTCCGGTGCGCGTGACCAGATCATGGAAGACATGCGGGCCAAGGCTGACCAGGATGCGCGCAAGATCGGCGCCCAGATCATCGACGTGCGTCTGAAGCGGGTCGATCTGCCGTCGGAAGTGTCTGAGTCGGTGTATCGCCGGATGGAAGCGGAGCGGAAGCGGGTCGCCAACGAACTGCGTTCGCAGGGTGCAGCCGAAGCCGAGAAGATCCGTGCAGATGCAGACCGTCAGCGTGAGGTGATCATCGCCGAAGCCTATCGTGATGCACAGCGAACCAAGGGTGCGGGTGACGCCAAGGCGACGGCCATCTATGCCGAAGCCTTTGGTCAGAGTCCGGAGTTCTACTCCTTCTACCGCAGTCTGGAGGCCTACCGCGCCAGCTTCTCGGGCAAGGATGACGTGATGGTTGTCGATCCGAGTTCGGATTTCTTCAAGTTCATGAAGAACTCCAAGGGGACCGGGCGGAACTGA
- the hflX gene encoding ribosome rescue GTPase HflX: MFERPGSGERAVLVQLDLRQGAFDERLSELKLLAMSAGASVEAVVTGRRAAPDPALFAGRGKVEEIAEALRANEADLVIFNHALSPGQQRNLERVLQHRVVDRTALILDIFAMRARSHEGKLQVELAQLSHLATRLVRGWTHLERQKGGIGLRGPGETQLETDRRLLGTRVKMLKLRLKQIEKQRRTRRRARDRRDVLSVSLVGYTNAGKSTLFNALTKAGGYAADQLFATLDTTSRRLFVGTGNVVLSDTVGFIRDLPHALVAAFKATLEETAQADLLLHVVDSASEDRDAQIAAVNDVLSEIGAAEVPQILVWNKIDLTHAGAAVERDDCDRIRRFFLSARTGEGLDLIRAALAEAAQEAVAPELEQQADSVNNFPLQQ, from the coding sequence ATGTTTGAGCGCCCCGGCAGCGGCGAACGGGCCGTTCTCGTTCAACTCGACCTGCGCCAGGGGGCGTTTGACGAGCGACTGTCCGAGCTGAAGCTGCTGGCCATGAGTGCCGGCGCCAGCGTGGAGGCGGTCGTGACCGGTCGCCGTGCGGCACCGGATCCGGCGCTGTTTGCCGGGCGCGGCAAGGTCGAGGAGATCGCCGAGGCGCTGCGCGCGAACGAGGCGGATCTCGTCATCTTCAATCACGCCCTGTCGCCTGGTCAGCAAAGAAACCTCGAGCGTGTGCTGCAGCATCGCGTCGTCGATCGCACTGCGCTGATCCTCGACATATTTGCCATGCGTGCGCGCAGTCACGAAGGCAAGCTGCAGGTCGAGCTCGCGCAACTCAGCCACCTTGCGACCCGTCTGGTGCGAGGCTGGACCCACCTTGAGCGGCAGAAGGGCGGTATCGGATTGCGCGGACCGGGGGAGACTCAGCTCGAAACCGACCGTCGCCTGCTCGGCACCCGCGTGAAAATGCTCAAGCTGCGCCTGAAGCAGATCGAGAAGCAGCGCCGCACCCGTCGTCGTGCGCGCGATCGCAGGGATGTGCTGTCGGTGTCCCTGGTGGGGTACACGAACGCGGGAAAATCCACGCTTTTCAATGCATTGACCAAGGCCGGCGGCTATGCCGCAGACCAGCTTTTTGCCACGCTCGACACCACTTCGCGCAGACTTTTTGTCGGTACGGGGAACGTCGTGCTGTCGGATACGGTCGGATTCATCCGTGACCTGCCGCATGCGCTTGTTGCTGCGTTCAAGGCAACGCTCGAGGAAACGGCCCAGGCAGATCTTCTGCTTCATGTGGTCGATTCGGCGAGCGAAGACCGTGACGCACAGATTGCGGCAGTAAACGACGTGCTGTCGGAGATCGGCGCTGCTGAAGTGCCGCAGATTCTGGTGTGGAACAAGATCGACCTGACCCACGCCGGGGCGGCAGTCGAGCGGGATGACTGTGATAGAATCAGGCGTTTTTTTTTGAGCGCGAGAACCGGCGAAGGGCTGGATCTGATTCGCGCTGCGCTGGCCGAGGCCGCGCAAGAGGCAGTTGCACCCGAACTAGAACAGCAAGCTGACTCCGTCAATAACTTTCCATTGCAACAGTGA
- a CDS encoding DUF2065 domain-containing protein, whose protein sequence is MGATLLTAFALMLIIEGIVPFVAPATWRETFLRLARMADGQIRFFGLSSMLAGLILLYVFG, encoded by the coding sequence ATGGGTGCTACCCTGCTGACGGCCTTCGCGCTGATGTTGATCATCGAAGGCATCGTCCCTTTCGTCGCGCCAGCTACCTGGCGCGAAACCTTTTTACGTCTCGCCCGCATGGCTGACGGTCAGATCCGCTTTTTCGGTCTGTCGTCGATGCTGGCGGGGCTGATCCTGTTGTACGTCTTTGGTTGA
- the hflK gene encoding FtsH protease activity modulator HflK, translating to MSLNDPRWGNRGNDGDRGEGNRGGNQGPPDLEEVWRDFNQRLSGMFGGKRNGRNNGSGGGGDGGGDGPQLPSFSFKQFGGGIGALLALVVVVWLASGFYTVDANQRGVVLRLGKFTETTEPGLRWRLPAPIETHEIVDLTGVRTVEVGYRGSERNKALREALMLTDDENIISIQFAVQYVLKSPENYVFNNRFPDEAVAQVAETGMREIVGKSRMDFVLYEGREEIAATAQELMQGILDRYETGIQISRVTMQNAQPPEQVQASFDDAVKAGQDRERQKNEGEAYANDVIPRARGTASRLLEEADAYRERVIANAEGEASRFDQVFTEFKRAPEVTRERMYLETMQQVLASTSKVMIDAKGNGNMLFLPLDKIMQQAGNAVPAVVNDPQVTLPAATNAPAGSLDPRSRDLLRSRERGER from the coding sequence ATGTCACTCAACGATCCACGCTGGGGTAACCGCGGAAACGACGGTGATCGCGGCGAAGGCAATCGCGGCGGTAACCAGGGACCTCCTGATCTAGAGGAAGTCTGGCGCGATTTCAATCAACGTCTTTCCGGCATGTTCGGCGGCAAACGCAACGGGCGCAATAATGGCTCGGGCGGTGGCGGCGACGGCGGCGGTGATGGCCCTCAGCTCCCAAGTTTTTCATTCAAGCAGTTCGGTGGCGGCATCGGTGCCTTGTTGGCGCTGGTCGTGGTCGTATGGCTTGCGAGCGGCTTCTACACTGTCGATGCCAACCAGCGCGGCGTGGTCCTGCGTCTGGGCAAGTTCACGGAAACCACCGAGCCTGGACTGCGCTGGCGTTTGCCGGCACCGATCGAGACTCACGAGATCGTCGACTTGACGGGTGTGCGTACGGTGGAAGTCGGTTATCGCGGCTCTGAACGTAACAAGGCACTGCGCGAAGCACTGATGCTGACCGATGACGAAAACATCATCAGCATTCAGTTCGCGGTCCAGTACGTGCTCAAGAGTCCCGAGAACTACGTCTTCAATAACCGGTTCCCGGACGAGGCCGTTGCGCAGGTCGCGGAAACCGGCATGCGCGAGATCGTCGGCAAGAGCCGCATGGACTTCGTGCTGTACGAGGGACGTGAAGAGATCGCTGCGACGGCCCAGGAACTGATGCAGGGCATTCTCGATCGCTACGAGACCGGCATTCAGATCAGCCGTGTGACGATGCAGAACGCCCAGCCGCCCGAGCAGGTTCAGGCTTCGTTCGACGATGCCGTCAAGGCCGGTCAGGACCGCGAGCGGCAGAAGAACGAAGGTGAGGCCTACGCCAACGACGTGATTCCGCGTGCCCGTGGTACTGCTTCGCGCTTGCTTGAAGAGGCGGATGCCTACCGCGAGCGTGTGATCGCAAATGCCGAGGGTGAGGCGAGTCGCTTTGATCAGGTGTTTACCGAGTTCAAGCGTGCGCCCGAAGTGACGCGTGAGCGCATGTACCTCGAAACGATGCAGCAGGTGCTGGCCAGTACCAGCAAGGTCATGATCGATGCCAAGGGCAACGGGAACATGCTGTTCCTGCCGCTGGACAAGATCATGCAGCAGGCAGGCAATGCCGTGCCTGCTGTTGTGAATGACCCGCAGGTGACCCTGCCTGCAGCAACCAATGCACCGGCCGGCAGCCTGGACCCGCGTAGTCGCGACCTGCTGCGCAGCCGTGAGCGGGGAGAGCGTTGA
- the der gene encoding ribosome biogenesis GTPase Der, translating into MKPTIVLVGRPNVGKSTLFNRLTRTRDALVADQPGLTRDRHYGIGRVGDRDYLVVDTAGFDPVAKDGIMHEMARQAEQAIAEADVLLFLVDGRAGRTPHDEQIAARLRRSGRPVHLVVNKAEGLERSLASADFHALGFGAPLPVSAAHGDGIKQLIDLVLAPFPLDDEPQSSEDSGPAVAIVGRPNVGKSTLVNTLIGEERVIAFDLPGTTRDAISIPFERGGKNYTLIDTAGLRRRGRVFEAVEKFSVIKTLQAIQEANVAVLVLDASLDISDQDAHIAGFVLEAGRALVVAINKWDAVDDYQRDQLKQEITRKLGFLSFARFHQISALRSDGVGALLKSVDAAYAAAMSNLSTPQLTRIMQAAIAKQAPPRHGTSRPKLRYAHQGGMNPPIIVIHGNSLENLPTSYVRYLERAFMEAFKLQGTPLRIQFRTAHNPYATKA; encoded by the coding sequence GTGAAACCTACCATCGTCCTCGTCGGCCGTCCCAATGTGGGCAAGTCGACCCTGTTCAACCGGCTGACCCGCACGCGTGATGCGCTGGTGGCCGATCAGCCCGGCCTCACCCGCGATCGCCACTACGGCATCGGGCGCGTCGGCGATCGTGACTACCTCGTCGTGGATACGGCCGGTTTCGACCCGGTCGCCAAGGACGGCATCATGCACGAGATGGCACGGCAGGCCGAGCAGGCAATCGCCGAGGCCGACGTGCTCCTGTTTCTGGTGGACGGTCGCGCAGGGCGTACGCCTCACGACGAGCAGATCGCGGCGCGCCTGCGCCGCTCCGGGCGTCCGGTGCACCTCGTGGTCAACAAGGCCGAAGGGCTGGAGCGTTCGCTCGCGTCGGCTGATTTTCACGCGCTCGGCTTCGGTGCGCCCTTGCCGGTGTCCGCGGCCCATGGCGATGGCATCAAGCAGCTCATCGACCTCGTGCTCGCGCCCTTTCCGCTCGACGATGAGCCTCAGTCGAGCGAGGACAGTGGACCGGCGGTCGCCATCGTCGGCCGCCCCAATGTCGGCAAATCCACGCTGGTCAATACGCTGATCGGTGAAGAGCGTGTGATCGCGTTCGACCTGCCCGGTACCACACGTGATGCCATCTCGATCCCGTTCGAACGCGGTGGCAAGAACTACACCCTGATCGATACCGCAGGTCTGCGCCGCCGTGGCCGCGTGTTCGAGGCGGTGGAAAAGTTCTCGGTGATCAAGACCTTGCAGGCCATCCAGGAGGCGAACGTCGCCGTGCTGGTGCTGGATGCATCGCTGGATATCTCGGATCAGGACGCGCATATCGCCGGCTTCGTGCTGGAAGCCGGACGTGCCCTCGTGGTTGCGATCAACAAGTGGGACGCAGTCGACGATTATCAGCGCGACCAGCTCAAGCAGGAGATCACGCGCAAGCTGGGCTTCCTGTCGTTCGCCCGGTTCCACCAGATCTCTGCGCTCAGGTCCGATGGCGTGGGCGCGCTGCTGAAGTCGGTCGATGCGGCCTATGCCGCGGCGATGTCCAACCTGTCCACGCCGCAGCTGACCAGAATCATGCAGGCTGCAATTGCCAAGCAGGCGCCGCCGCGACATGGTACTTCGCGGCCCAAGTTGCGCTATGCCCACCAGGGCGGCATGAACCCGCCGATCATCGTGATCCACGGAAATTCGCTGGAGAATCTGCCGACGTCCTATGTGCGCTACCTTGAGCGCGCCTTCATGGAGGCATTCAAGCTGCAGGGTACCCCCTTGCGTATCCAGTTCCGTACTGCGCACAATCCGTATGCGACCAAGGCCTGA
- the hisS gene encoding histidine--tRNA ligase, with protein MSQTLQAVRGMNDILPDEAEIWENFEDIVRDWLRSYGYRPIRMPIVEPTPLFKRAIGEVTDIVEKEMYSFEDALNGEHLTLRPEGTASCVRAAIQHNLVAAGGPQRLYYHGPMFRHERPQKGRYRQFHQIGIEALGFAGPDIDAEHIIMCARLWDDLGLEDVSLEINSLGSAEERALHRAALITYLEQHQDRLDEDGKRRLYSNPLRILDTKNPDLQDIVEAAPKLADYLGDESREHFDAVQVLLKDAGIPYRINHRLVRGLDYYNRTVFEWVTTRLGAQGTICAGGRYDGLVSQLGGKPQPAAGFAMGVERLLALWKECGGEAERVVPDVYVVHMGDAARRLAFRAAEALRGHGFAATLHCGGGSFKSQMKKADGSGAAIALVIGEDEAAAGEVGVKPLRGHGAQQRVALDLLAETVAEVLFNEDGDEGADNGSV; from the coding sequence ATGAGTCAGACCTTGCAGGCCGTACGCGGGATGAACGACATCCTGCCCGACGAGGCCGAAATCTGGGAAAACTTCGAAGACATCGTGCGCGACTGGTTGCGCAGCTACGGCTACCGCCCGATCCGCATGCCGATCGTCGAGCCGACGCCGCTGTTCAAGCGCGCGATCGGCGAGGTGACCGATATCGTCGAGAAGGAAATGTATTCGTTCGAGGACGCGCTCAATGGTGAGCACCTGACGCTGCGCCCCGAGGGCACCGCATCGTGCGTGCGCGCTGCGATCCAGCACAACCTGGTGGCTGCCGGCGGACCGCAGCGCCTGTACTACCACGGCCCGATGTTCCGTCACGAACGTCCGCAGAAAGGGCGTTACCGGCAGTTCCACCAGATCGGTATCGAGGCACTGGGCTTCGCCGGTCCGGATATTGATGCCGAGCACATCATCATGTGCGCCCGGTTGTGGGACGACCTCGGGCTGGAAGACGTCAGCCTCGAGATCAACTCGCTGGGCTCGGCCGAAGAGCGGGCCCTGCACCGTGCGGCGCTGATCACTTACCTCGAGCAGCATCAGGATCGCCTGGACGAGGATGGCAAGCGCCGCCTGTACTCCAATCCGCTGCGTATCCTCGATACGAAGAATCCCGACCTGCAAGATATCGTCGAGGCCGCGCCGAAGCTGGCAGATTATCTCGGCGACGAGTCGCGCGAGCACTTCGACGCCGTGCAGGTGCTGCTCAAGGATGCCGGTATTCCGTACCGGATCAATCATCGGCTGGTACGGGGCTTGGATTACTACAATCGCACCGTGTTCGAGTGGGTCACCACCCGACTGGGCGCGCAGGGCACCATTTGTGCCGGCGGCCGCTACGACGGACTGGTCAGCCAGCTTGGGGGGAAACCCCAGCCTGCGGCCGGTTTCGCCATGGGGGTCGAGCGCCTGCTCGCCTTGTGGAAGGAATGTGGCGGCGAGGCCGAGCGCGTGGTGCCCGACGTCTATGTCGTGCACATGGGCGACGCAGCCCGGCGCCTGGCTTTCCGGGCTGCAGAGGCGCTGCGTGGTCACGGCTTTGCGGCGACGCTGCACTGCGGCGGTGGCAGTTTCAAGTCGCAGATGAAGAAGGCCGATGGCAGTGGTGCTGCGATTGCACTCGTGATCGGCGAGGACGAAGCTGCGGCGGGTGAAGTGGGTGTGAAGCCCTTGCGCGGACACGGCGCGCAGCAGCGCGTAGCACTGGACCTGCTGGCTGAAACAGTGGCAGAGGTCCTGTTTAACGAAGATGGCGACGAAGGGGCTGACAATGGCAGTGTATGA
- the hfq gene encoding RNA chaperone Hfq → MSNKGQLLQDPFLNTLRREHVPVSIYLVNGIKLQGQIESFDQYVVLLKNTVTQMVYKHAISTVVPARPVTIQQQEPGEGAN, encoded by the coding sequence ATGAGTAATAAAGGGCAACTTCTACAAGACCCGTTCCTGAACACCCTGCGCCGTGAGCATGTCCCGGTTTCGATCTATCTCGTGAACGGCATCAAGCTGCAGGGCCAGATCGAATCCTTCGACCAGTACGTTGTCCTGCTCAAGAATACCGTCACGCAGATGGTCTACAAGCACGCCATCTCCACCGTCGTACCTGCCCGTCCGGTGACCATTCAGCAGCAGGAGCCGGGCGAGGGCGCCAACTGA
- a CDS encoding YfgM family protein, whose product MAVYDLEEQEQISELKAWWAQYGKLVTTIAVVAALASVGWQAWQWYSNKTAAEAGAVYYSLQQAAAEQDAQKARDAAGRLIGDYGSTAYAQLGALLSASVQFAKGDLDNARSQLEWAADEGKDPALRELARLRLAAVLLQQDAADKALARLQPVPDSAYKARFEDLRGDALAAQGKPAEARVAYQAAIDALASAGEEAVTLREVVRIKLESLEG is encoded by the coding sequence ATGGCAGTGTATGACCTGGAAGAGCAGGAACAGATTTCCGAACTGAAGGCCTGGTGGGCGCAGTACGGCAAGCTGGTAACGACGATTGCGGTGGTGGCTGCGCTGGCGTCGGTCGGCTGGCAGGCCTGGCAGTGGTATTCCAACAAGACTGCGGCCGAGGCCGGAGCCGTCTATTACAGCCTGCAGCAGGCTGCGGCCGAGCAGGATGCGCAGAAGGCACGTGATGCCGCCGGGCGTCTGATCGGCGACTATGGCAGCACCGCCTACGCGCAGCTCGGTGCCTTGCTCTCTGCCTCGGTGCAGTTTGCCAAGGGCGATCTGGACAATGCCCGATCGCAGCTCGAGTGGGCAGCGGACGAAGGCAAGGACCCCGCATTGCGCGAGCTGGCGCGTCTGCGCCTCGCAGCCGTGCTGTTGCAGCAGGACGCGGCCGACAAGGCCCTGGCGCGCCTGCAGCCGGTTCCCGACAGTGCATACAAGGCCCGTTTCGAAGATCTCCGCGGTGACGCGCTTGCAGCACAGGGCAAGCCGGCCGAGGCCCGCGTCGCCTATCAGGCCGCGATCGATGCGCTGGCCTCCGCTGGTGAAGAGGCGGTGACCCTGCGCGAGGTGGTGCGCATCAAACTTGAATCGCTGGAAGGTTGA